One Gordonia mangrovi genomic region harbors:
- a CDS encoding DUF2118 domain-containing protein, which translates to MKILIANRGEIAVRVISTAAALGIPTVAVHPTDDADCAHVRMADEAVQLEGTGVAAYLDLRQIIAAAIATDCTLLHPGYGFLAENPELARACADHGIGFVGPTAKTLELFGHKGAARDLARERGVPVLPATTAPTDPAAARTFLGDLGPGASVMIKAVAGGGGRGMQMVSRTDEVEAAMARCASEARGAFGDAALYVEQYRPAARHIEVQVIGDGSTTIVLGDRDCSVQRRRQKLIEIAPAPGVSAPLRQRLHHAAIAVAGGHHGLATVEFLVAGDDVVFLEVNPRIQVEHTVTEETTGLDLVELAIRVASGESLSALGLTDSPAPRGAAVQARVNAEHLQPDGSITPGTGTLTRFQPPTGRGIRVDTHGRVDYAVRPRYDSLLAKVIVTGPDTAAAARGVTRALERFDIEGVPVNLELLRNLLTVDGLADGRVDTGFVDRTLSDHLPTGTHEAEPTTEPPHATDPESTRVSAPVAGVVVALPVTVGDRVTPGAELAIIESMKMEHVVRAPVTGTVLEIPVTEGDDVDESTVVSVLAESSSASDTDDSVVTADPAHVRPDLAEVHERLRRTRDEGRVEVVAKRHAKGRLTARESVAGVLDTDTFLEYGALAIAAQRQRRDVDELIARTPADGLITGTGRVHAMPVAIMAYDYTVLAGTQGLHNHRKTDRLLELARRERLPVIVFAEGGGGRPGDTDTSAVAQLDVPTFRLLAELSRTVPTLAVVSGYCFAGNAALAGTCDTIIATEGSSLGMGGPAMIEGGGLGRFAPAEVGPMDVQVANGVVDRLVPDDHAAVDDARRYLHFFAAPRVAAGAAGDQRLLRHLVPENRLRAYPIRPVLEALFDSDSMFEVRRGFGEGIVTALARLEGRTVGVIANNPAHLGGAIDGDGADKAVGFLRLCDSHHLPVVSLCDTPGFMVGPAAERTATVRRFSAMFRAGATLRSPLVLVVVRKAYGLGAMAMAGGDLHARLITLSWPTGEFGGMGLEGAVRLGYRDQLAAIADPAERQRRYADLVAMHYERGKALNVASVCEIDAVIDPTETRAAVCRALELRDR; encoded by the coding sequence ATGAAGATCCTGATCGCGAATCGCGGTGAGATCGCGGTGCGGGTGATCTCCACCGCAGCCGCGCTCGGAATCCCCACGGTCGCCGTTCATCCCACCGACGACGCCGACTGCGCACATGTGCGGATGGCCGACGAGGCCGTACAACTCGAGGGCACCGGAGTGGCCGCCTATCTCGATCTGCGGCAGATCATCGCCGCCGCCATCGCCACCGACTGCACACTGCTACACCCCGGGTACGGGTTCCTCGCCGAGAACCCCGAGCTCGCCCGCGCCTGCGCCGACCACGGGATCGGCTTCGTCGGCCCCACAGCCAAGACGCTGGAATTGTTCGGGCACAAGGGCGCCGCCCGAGACCTGGCCCGCGAGCGTGGTGTGCCGGTGCTACCCGCGACCACAGCGCCGACCGACCCCGCGGCCGCCCGCACCTTCCTCGGCGATCTGGGTCCCGGCGCGTCGGTGATGATCAAGGCCGTGGCCGGCGGCGGTGGGCGTGGAATGCAGATGGTCTCGCGCACAGACGAGGTGGAGGCGGCGATGGCCCGGTGCGCATCCGAGGCCCGCGGCGCCTTCGGTGACGCTGCGCTGTATGTGGAGCAGTACCGCCCGGCAGCACGCCACATCGAGGTGCAGGTGATCGGTGACGGCTCGACAACGATCGTGCTGGGTGATCGGGACTGCTCGGTGCAGCGGCGGCGTCAGAAACTCATCGAGATCGCCCCGGCACCCGGCGTGTCGGCTCCACTGCGGCAGCGGCTCCACCACGCGGCGATCGCGGTGGCGGGTGGCCATCACGGGCTGGCGACCGTCGAGTTCCTGGTGGCCGGCGACGACGTCGTCTTCCTCGAGGTGAACCCACGGATTCAGGTCGAGCACACCGTCACCGAGGAGACCACCGGTCTCGACCTGGTCGAACTCGCGATCCGGGTGGCCTCGGGAGAGTCGCTGAGCGCGCTCGGCCTCACCGACAGCCCGGCGCCACGCGGCGCGGCGGTTCAGGCGCGGGTCAACGCCGAACACCTGCAGCCTGACGGCAGCATCACCCCGGGGACCGGAACGCTCACCCGATTTCAGCCGCCGACCGGCAGGGGTATTCGGGTCGACACCCACGGGCGGGTGGACTACGCCGTCCGACCGCGCTACGACTCGCTACTCGCCAAGGTCATCGTGACCGGACCCGACACCGCGGCGGCCGCGCGCGGCGTGACCCGAGCGCTGGAGCGTTTCGACATCGAAGGTGTGCCGGTCAACCTCGAGCTGTTGCGCAACCTGCTCACCGTCGACGGACTGGCCGACGGACGGGTCGACACCGGCTTCGTCGACCGGACTCTGTCCGACCACCTCCCCACCGGAACCCACGAGGCCGAGCCGACGACCGAGCCGCCGCACGCCACCGACCCCGAGTCGACCAGGGTGTCCGCACCGGTAGCCGGCGTGGTGGTGGCGCTGCCGGTTACCGTCGGCGATCGGGTCACCCCCGGTGCCGAGCTGGCGATCATCGAATCGATGAAGATGGAGCACGTCGTCCGCGCACCGGTCACGGGCACGGTCCTGGAGATTCCGGTCACCGAGGGCGACGACGTCGACGAGAGCACCGTGGTGAGCGTGCTCGCCGAGTCGTCGTCGGCATCGGACACCGACGATTCCGTCGTCACCGCCGATCCGGCTCATGTCCGGCCCGATCTGGCCGAGGTGCACGAGCGCCTGCGTCGCACCCGCGACGAGGGCCGTGTCGAGGTCGTGGCGAAACGCCACGCGAAGGGGCGGCTGACCGCCCGCGAGAGCGTGGCCGGGGTTCTGGACACCGACACCTTCCTCGAATACGGCGCACTCGCGATCGCGGCGCAGCGTCAGCGACGCGACGTCGACGAGCTGATCGCCCGGACCCCGGCCGACGGTCTCATCACGGGCACCGGCCGAGTGCATGCGATGCCCGTGGCGATCATGGCCTACGACTACACCGTGCTCGCCGGCACCCAGGGCCTGCACAACCACCGCAAGACCGACCGACTTCTCGAGCTCGCGCGCCGGGAACGGTTGCCCGTCATCGTCTTTGCCGAAGGCGGTGGTGGCCGGCCCGGGGACACCGACACGTCGGCGGTGGCCCAACTCGACGTGCCGACCTTCCGGCTGTTGGCGGAGTTGTCGCGGACGGTGCCGACCCTTGCGGTGGTGTCCGGGTACTGCTTCGCCGGAAACGCCGCACTTGCCGGGACCTGCGACACCATCATCGCCACCGAGGGATCCAGCCTCGGGATGGGCGGCCCGGCCATGATCGAGGGAGGGGGCCTGGGGCGGTTCGCCCCTGCCGAGGTGGGTCCGATGGACGTCCAGGTCGCCAACGGGGTGGTGGACCGACTGGTACCCGACGACCACGCCGCAGTCGACGATGCCCGTCGCTATCTGCACTTCTTCGCCGCACCGCGCGTCGCGGCCGGCGCGGCCGGCGATCAGCGACTCCTACGCCACCTCGTGCCGGAGAACCGGCTGCGTGCCTATCCCATCCGTCCCGTGCTGGAGGCCCTGTTCGACAGCGATTCGATGTTCGAGGTGCGACGCGGCTTCGGGGAGGGCATCGTCACCGCGCTGGCCCGCCTCGAGGGACGCACGGTGGGGGTCATCGCCAACAATCCGGCCCATCTCGGCGGCGCCATCGACGGAGACGGCGCGGACAAGGCCGTCGGCTTCCTCCGGCTGTGCGACTCGCACCATCTTCCGGTCGTCTCCCTGTGCGACACACCGGGATTCATGGTGGGACCGGCGGCTGAGCGAACGGCCACGGTGCGACGCTTCAGCGCGATGTTCCGCGCCGGCGCGACGCTGCGCAGCCCGCTGGTGCTGGTCGTCGTGCGCAAGGCGTACGGACTGGGCGCCATGGCCATGGCCGGTGGCGACCTGCATGCGCGGCTGATCACCCTGTCCTGGCCGACAGGCGAGTTCGGCGGCATGGGTCTCGAGGGTGCCGTGCGTCTGGGTTATCGCGACCAGTTGGCGGCGATCGCCGACCCCGCCGAACGACAGCGGCGGTACGCCGATCTCGTGGCAATGCACTACGAACGTGGCAAGGCCCTCAACGTCGCCAGCGTGTGTGAGATCGATGCCGTGATCGACCCGACCGAGACCCGTGCCGCAGTCTGCCGGGCACTGGAGCTGCGGGATCGGTGA
- a CDS encoding TIGR03557 family F420-dependent LLM class oxidoreductase encodes MPTRFGYTLMTEQAGPKELVRYAVGAEEVGFDFEVSSDHYFPWLSAQGHAPYAWSVLGAVAHATERVDLMTYVTCPTIRYHPAIIAQKAATMQLLADGRFTLGLGAGENLNEHVVGEGWPAVADRQAMLAEAIEIIRALHTGDLVDFRGEYFQVDAARIWDLPDTVPIGVAVSGTQGIERFGPHAEHMIAVEPNRDLVDHWNGHADTSTIGVGGRAIAQIPICWDRDRDAAVARAHDQFRWFSGGWDVNADLRTTAGFAAATQYVRPEDVAESIPCGPDLDAIVDAVRPYWEAGFTDVALVQIGGGSQHEFLDATAKPLLDRLRSAASGG; translated from the coding sequence ATGCCCACGCGCTTCGGCTACACCCTGATGACCGAGCAGGCCGGTCCGAAGGAACTCGTCCGGTATGCGGTCGGCGCCGAGGAAGTCGGCTTCGACTTCGAGGTGTCCAGCGACCACTACTTCCCGTGGCTGTCGGCGCAGGGCCACGCGCCGTATGCGTGGAGTGTGCTCGGAGCGGTTGCGCATGCCACCGAACGCGTCGATCTGATGACCTACGTGACGTGCCCGACCATCCGTTACCACCCCGCCATCATCGCGCAGAAGGCCGCCACCATGCAGCTGTTGGCGGACGGGCGGTTCACCCTCGGACTGGGCGCAGGCGAGAACCTCAACGAGCACGTCGTCGGCGAGGGCTGGCCGGCGGTCGCCGACCGACAGGCGATGCTCGCCGAGGCGATCGAGATCATCCGGGCTCTGCACACCGGTGACCTGGTCGATTTCCGTGGCGAGTATTTCCAGGTGGACGCCGCACGCATCTGGGATCTACCCGACACCGTGCCCATCGGGGTCGCGGTGTCCGGAACGCAGGGCATCGAACGATTCGGGCCGCACGCCGAGCACATGATCGCGGTCGAACCCAATCGTGATCTCGTCGACCACTGGAACGGCCACGCGGATACGTCGACGATCGGGGTCGGCGGACGCGCGATCGCCCAGATACCGATCTGCTGGGACCGCGACCGCGACGCAGCCGTCGCCCGGGCGCACGATCAGTTCCGCTGGTTCAGCGGCGGGTGGGATGTGAACGCCGACCTCCGTACCACCGCCGGATTCGCCGCCGCGACACAGTACGTGCGCCCGGAGGATGTGGCCGAATCGATCCCGTGCGGCCCCGACCTCGACGCGATCGTGGATGCGGTACGGCCCTACTGGGAGGCGGGATTCACCGACGTCGCCCTGGTGCAGATCGGCGGCGGATCGCAGCACGAGTTTCTCGACGCGACGGCAAAACCGTTGCTGGACAGGCTGCGTTCCGCGGCATCGGGAGGTTGA
- a CDS encoding HAD family hydrolase — translation MNQSVAHGPDDRDDTAGVGAVDTVLLDVDGTLIDSTYFHALAWMRAFATHDLTPDWWRVHRTVGMGGDLLVGEVCGDEVEHELGDDLRAAWSDCYRRLLGEVRAFDGAVELIEDLRSAGLGVALASSGAAEFTDAALQILGLSADTFVAVTSAEDVDHAKPEPDILDTALARAGGERAVVIGDTVWDVESAKRLGVPCLAVRSGGFGEAELIDAGAVRVVDDVGALAREGWRP, via the coding sequence GTGAACCAATCCGTCGCCCACGGGCCAGATGACCGCGATGACACCGCAGGTGTCGGGGCTGTCGACACGGTGCTGCTCGACGTCGACGGCACGCTCATCGATTCGACGTACTTTCATGCTCTGGCCTGGATGCGTGCGTTTGCGACCCACGACCTGACCCCGGACTGGTGGCGGGTGCACCGCACCGTCGGCATGGGCGGTGACCTGCTGGTCGGCGAGGTGTGCGGCGACGAGGTGGAACACGAGCTCGGCGACGACCTGCGGGCCGCATGGTCCGATTGTTACCGCCGGCTGCTGGGCGAGGTGCGGGCCTTCGACGGGGCGGTCGAACTCATCGAGGATCTGCGGTCCGCCGGGCTCGGCGTGGCGCTGGCCTCCTCGGGTGCTGCCGAGTTCACCGACGCGGCCCTGCAGATCCTGGGACTCTCGGCGGACACGTTCGTGGCGGTGACCTCAGCCGAAGACGTGGACCACGCCAAGCCCGAGCCGGACATCCTCGACACCGCGCTGGCCCGGGCCGGCGGCGAGCGGGCGGTGGTGATCGGCGACACCGTGTGGGATGTGGAGTCCGCGAAGCGGCTCGGGGTGCCATGCCTGGCGGTCCGCAGCGGCGGCTTCGGTGAGGCCGAACTCATCGATGCGGGAGCGGTTCGCGTCGTCGACGACGTCGGCGCGCTGGCCCGGGAGGGTTGGCGGCCGTGA
- a CDS encoding catalase has protein sequence MSDDNTSIYTTRDSGAPAGSDEHSLTVGAGGPIVLHDHYLIEQMAQFNRERIPERQPHAKGSGAFGTFETTADVSQYTCAGLFQPGVKTEMVARFSTVAGERGSPDTWRDPRGFALKFYTDEGIYDMVGNNTPIFFVKDPMKFQHFIRSQKRRADNNLRDHDMQWDFWTLSPESAHQVTWLMGDRGIPKTWRHMNGYSSHTYLWVNAEGVKTWVKYHFITDQGVEFFTQHEGDQMAAADTDFHTRDLFESIAAGDHPSWTLKVQLMPYEDATSYRFNPFDLTKVWPHGDYPLHEVGKMTLHTNPTDNHAQIEQVAFEPNNVVPGIGFSPDRMLLGRVFSYADAHRARLGGNYKEIPVNRPRNEVHSYTKDGHMRITPVTDPVYAPNSKGGPAASYAGQGEPQWAADGDIVRSAYVDHPQDDDWGQAGTMVREVLDDEARERLVDNVVGHLLNGVSEPVLARAFEYWTRIDPDIGARIKSGVTEKKDEPDPKVDDQGNPARSSMQAKV, from the coding sequence ATGTCCGACGACAACACATCGATCTACACGACACGCGATTCCGGGGCGCCCGCCGGCAGCGACGAACATTCGCTCACCGTCGGCGCCGGTGGCCCCATAGTGCTGCACGATCACTATCTGATCGAGCAGATGGCGCAGTTCAACCGAGAGCGCATTCCGGAACGGCAGCCGCATGCCAAGGGCAGCGGGGCGTTCGGCACATTCGAGACCACCGCCGACGTGTCGCAGTACACCTGCGCCGGGTTGTTCCAGCCCGGCGTCAAGACCGAGATGGTGGCCCGGTTCTCCACCGTCGCCGGCGAACGGGGCAGCCCCGACACCTGGCGTGATCCGCGCGGGTTCGCGCTGAAGTTCTACACCGACGAAGGCATCTACGACATGGTCGGCAACAACACGCCGATCTTCTTCGTCAAGGACCCGATGAAGTTCCAGCACTTCATCCGCTCACAGAAGCGACGCGCCGACAACAACCTGCGCGATCATGACATGCAGTGGGATTTCTGGACGTTGTCGCCGGAGTCGGCCCATCAGGTCACCTGGCTGATGGGTGACCGTGGCATCCCCAAGACGTGGCGGCATATGAACGGCTACTCGTCGCACACCTATCTGTGGGTGAACGCCGAGGGTGTCAAGACCTGGGTGAAGTACCACTTCATCACCGATCAGGGTGTGGAGTTCTTCACGCAGCACGAGGGCGATCAGATGGCCGCGGCCGACACCGACTTCCACACCCGGGACCTGTTCGAGTCGATCGCCGCCGGCGACCATCCGAGTTGGACACTCAAGGTACAGCTGATGCCGTATGAGGACGCCACCAGCTATCGCTTCAACCCGTTCGACCTGACGAAGGTGTGGCCGCACGGCGACTATCCGCTGCATGAGGTGGGCAAGATGACCTTGCACACCAACCCCACCGACAACCACGCGCAGATCGAGCAGGTCGCCTTCGAACCGAACAATGTGGTGCCCGGAATCGGTTTCAGCCCCGACCGCATGCTGCTGGGCCGGGTCTTCTCCTACGCCGACGCACATCGCGCACGCCTGGGCGGCAACTACAAGGAGATCCCGGTCAACCGTCCGCGCAACGAGGTGCACAGCTACACCAAGGACGGGCACATGCGGATCACCCCGGTGACCGATCCGGTGTACGCGCCGAACTCGAAGGGCGGGCCCGCGGCGAGCTACGCGGGCCAGGGCGAACCGCAGTGGGCCGCCGACGGCGACATCGTGCGCAGCGCCTACGTCGACCATCCGCAGGACGACGACTGGGGTCAGGCCGGCACGATGGTCCGCGAGGTGCTAGACGACGAGGCGCGGGAACGTCTGGTGGACAACGTCGTCGGTCATCTGCTCAACGGGGTGTCCGAGCCTGTCCTGGCGCGTGCGTTCGAGTACTGGACGCGGATCGATCCCGACATCGGTGCGCGCATCAAGTCCGGGGTGACCGAAAAGAAGGATGAGCCGGACCCGAAGGTCGACGATCAGGGCAACCCCGCCCGCAGCTCGATGCAGGCCAAGGTCTGA